From the genome of Pseudoxanthomonas sp.:
CGACTTCGGCTACGCACCGCGCGCCTTTGCGCCGACCGCTGCGATGCTGGGGACGACGCGTTGAACAGCGGGTGCGGCAATCAGTAGCGCCAGCCCATCCTGCGATAGAACTTGGCCAGCACCCAGATCGGGCCGATCAGCAGGTAGACGATGTCGGTGAGGAAGCTGGGTTTGCGGCCTTCGATCTTGTGGCCGACGAACTGCGCGATCCACGCCGCCACGAACACCGCCACCGCGCCCCACAACAGTACCTCGGTGCCGGCGCGCAGGGTCACCAGCCGGCACACGCAGCCCATGGTGAAGAACACCACGAACATGCCATAGCCGATCCGGCGCGAGAGCCGGTTGTAGAAGGTCCACGCGGCGAACATCGCCAGCGCCGCCCACACGCCGCTGCGGAACCAGCTGGCATGGATCGGAATGCACCACAGCAGCGCGATCACCGACCACAGGATGGCAGGCACGGCGACCACATGGATGGCCTGGTTGACGGGGTCGCGATGGTCACGCGAATAACTGGCGAACCAGTCGTCGATCGGCCGGGTGGCAGGCGCGTTCATCAATCCCTCCCGAGGATGTGTTCGCTGCAAAGCGCGGGGGACTTCGTGGTGTCGTGGGAGCTGCGTCAGCGGCGATGGGCGTGATTGCGATGGCCTATCGCCGCTGAAGTGGCTCCCACGAGCGGTCAGTCGACGGTGATGTCGGCCAGCTTCTGCAGGGCTTCGGCGTAGCGGGCGCGGGTGCGCTCGATCACTTCGGCCGGCAGCACCGGGCCGGGCGCGGTCTTGCCCCAGTCGGTGGTTTCCAGGTGGTCG
Proteins encoded in this window:
- a CDS encoding Mpo1-like protein is translated as MNAPATRPIDDWFASYSRDHRDPVNQAIHVVAVPAILWSVIALLWCIPIHASWFRSGVWAALAMFAAWTFYNRLSRRIGYGMFVVFFTMGCVCRLVTLRAGTEVLLWGAVAVFVAAWIAQFVGHKIEGRKPSFLTDIVYLLIGPIWVLAKFYRRMGWRY